In Acinetobacter sp. WCHAc010034, a genomic segment contains:
- a CDS encoding DNA polymerase III subunit epsilon: protein MHAIILDTETHTLNGQPIEIAYAPIQIADHKITLDKSKLFDQLYSVDEPISYAAMAVHHILESDLIDQPHCTAFKLPEDTVYIIGHNIDYDIRALEKCGVDSANIKAICTLALARLVWPNAEAHNISALIYMISKGSEKAREMIRKAHRADMDIILTANILMHIVHQLKINSIEELYAASEDARIPRSINFGKHRGSAITDLPPDYVQWLLRQDDLDPYLRKALENSAIAAD from the coding sequence ATGCACGCCATTATTCTCGATACAGAAACCCATACTTTAAATGGCCAGCCGATTGAGATTGCATACGCGCCGATTCAAATTGCTGACCATAAAATCACTTTAGACAAATCAAAGCTGTTTGACCAGCTGTACAGCGTAGATGAGCCGATCTCCTATGCCGCCATGGCCGTGCACCATATTCTAGAATCAGATTTAATTGACCAGCCGCACTGTACCGCATTTAAGCTGCCGGAAGACACCGTGTATATTATTGGCCACAATATTGACTATGATATCCGCGCCTTGGAAAAATGCGGCGTAGATTCAGCCAACATTAAAGCCATCTGCACCCTTGCCCTGGCGCGCCTGGTTTGGCCAAATGCCGAAGCGCACAACATTTCCGCGCTCATTTACATGATCAGCAAAGGCAGCGAAAAAGCCCGTGAAATGATCCGCAAAGCGCACCGCGCAGACATGGATATTATTTTGACGGCAAATATTCTGATGCATATTGTTCACCAGCTGAAAATCAACAGCATTGAAGAACTGTATGCAGCCTCTGAAGACGCCCGCATTCCGCGCAGCATTAATTTCGGCAAGCACCGCGGCTCGGCTATTACTGACCTACCGCCTGACTATGTGCAATGGCTGCTGCGTCAGGACGATTTAGATCCCTATCTGCGCAAAGCGCTGGAAAATTCAGCAATTGCTGCCGACTAA